One Thermococcus kodakarensis KOD1 genomic window carries:
- a CDS encoding ABC transporter permease, translating to MGRFKEQLKWELEDPYVALIFVFSFLLLAVTFYTNLFDIDTNVMTMGLGTAREHAAAGTAMLFPGLSDKSTAIFAITGVLLTSLAIRYDRDTGVAKSVYSLPLRNYKVVLAKFIAVFVVLFLSAFSAALVAYLYSYGDSPTMIKEGMLGQRYLLIHILYWLEAALYVSSLSSMIAVLSPGTFAAILGGITVMYVPEILGWDFLPPRILNDGLIKAHAVFWDPWEKLGIFFNTTFYPCLLLPLVVLSLTLVLSEWRDVS from the coding sequence ATGGGGCGCTTCAAAGAGCAGCTGAAATGGGAGTTGGAGGACCCCTACGTGGCACTCATATTTGTTTTCAGCTTCCTCCTGCTGGCGGTGACGTTCTACACCAATCTTTTCGACATTGATACGAACGTGATGACCATGGGGCTGGGAACGGCCAGGGAGCACGCGGCCGCTGGGACTGCCATGCTTTTTCCGGGACTCTCCGATAAGTCCACAGCGATCTTTGCCATTACTGGGGTTCTCCTCACATCCCTGGCCATCCGATACGACAGGGACACGGGGGTTGCAAAGAGCGTCTATTCCCTTCCCCTCAGGAACTACAAGGTTGTTCTGGCAAAGTTCATTGCGGTCTTTGTAGTCCTCTTCCTCTCAGCCTTCAGTGCGGCCCTTGTTGCCTACCTTTACTCCTACGGGGACAGTCCCACCATGATCAAGGAGGGAATGCTCGGTCAGCGTTACCTGCTTATACACATTCTCTACTGGCTTGAAGCGGCGCTTTACGTGTCGTCCCTGTCCTCCATGATAGCCGTGCTGAGCCCCGGCACGTTTGCGGCGATCCTGGGCGGAATAACCGTGATGTACGTCCCGGAGATCCTTGGCTGGGACTTTCTGCCTCCCAGAATTCTGAACGATGGACTCATAAAAGCCCACGCCGTGTTCTGGGATCCATGGGAAAAGCTGGGCATTTTCTTTAACACGACGTTTTATCCCTGCCTGTTGCTCCCGCTGGTCGTTCTTTCACTCACGCTCGTTCTAAGCGAGTGGAGGGATGTCTCGTGA
- a CDS encoding ABC transporter permease, with translation MRPKALAVILPPLAFLVFFFYAPILSILSLGVWENGPTLEYLRAVLSNEYHRNVILFTISQALASTVLTVLIGLPGAYIFANYDFPGKRLIKAVLTVPFVMPGIMVALGFVILFGKGGIIAGLIGRDPGIIYSWKAILLAHSFYNFPIVVRMVSALWQRVNPHYEEMAEVLGAKGFTLFRKVTLPLISPAIFASAMLTFVFCFLSFSVPLILGGYQYVTIEVDIFSTIVTLLDFRTGAALAIIQLSLSVVFMYLYLKALEAYSKREEQRIMRKPKELTIRSILSPKGLGIVLYSIFVVVFILAPLGAVVYDSLRFNGTWSLEWYRRIFSTEYNPMFGTSTLGAIRNSLLFGFATVFLSTLVGLPIAYFLNRWKFKGKVLLDALAMLPLASSPITIGFAYVKFFSTTPLYYTIWIIVIAHTVIAYPFVLRSVSTALKKIKPNLREAALSLGAGEWKAFLRVELPLAAGGLVVGAIFAFAMSIAELGATYMLATPEYTTMTIAIYKFLGARQFGSASALSVLLMAVSALGFIIIERTGEEVW, from the coding sequence ATGAGACCAAAAGCGCTCGCGGTCATCCTGCCGCCACTGGCCTTTCTCGTATTCTTCTTCTACGCCCCAATACTCAGCATCCTCAGTCTTGGAGTCTGGGAAAACGGGCCAACCCTGGAGTACCTCCGGGCAGTCCTGAGCAACGAGTACCACCGAAACGTTATCCTCTTCACGATTTCCCAGGCTTTAGCGTCAACGGTTTTAACCGTTCTAATCGGCCTTCCCGGGGCGTACATCTTCGCCAACTACGATTTCCCCGGAAAGAGACTGATAAAGGCCGTCTTGACTGTTCCTTTCGTGATGCCGGGCATTATGGTAGCGCTCGGCTTCGTAATCCTCTTCGGGAAGGGCGGCATCATTGCGGGACTGATAGGGCGCGACCCGGGCATAATCTACTCTTGGAAGGCAATCCTTCTGGCCCACTCCTTCTACAACTTCCCGATTGTCGTCAGGATGGTCTCGGCGCTCTGGCAGAGGGTCAACCCCCACTACGAGGAGATGGCTGAGGTTCTAGGGGCAAAGGGGTTTACCCTATTCAGAAAGGTCACGCTCCCGCTGATCTCACCGGCCATCTTCGCCTCGGCTATGCTGACCTTCGTTTTCTGCTTCCTCAGCTTCTCCGTGCCACTCATCCTCGGCGGCTACCAGTATGTTACCATCGAGGTGGACATATTTTCGACGATAGTTACCCTCCTCGACTTCAGAACCGGGGCGGCTCTTGCAATAATCCAGCTCTCCCTTTCGGTGGTCTTCATGTACCTCTACCTGAAGGCGCTTGAGGCGTATTCAAAGAGAGAGGAGCAGAGAATAATGAGGAAACCGAAGGAGCTGACCATCAGGTCAATCTTAAGCCCTAAGGGGCTCGGGATAGTTCTCTACTCCATCTTTGTCGTGGTCTTTATCCTGGCGCCGCTTGGGGCCGTCGTCTACGACTCCCTGCGCTTCAACGGAACTTGGAGCCTTGAGTGGTACAGAAGGATATTCTCCACCGAGTACAACCCGATGTTCGGAACTTCAACCCTCGGAGCGATAAGGAACTCACTCCTCTTCGGCTTTGCAACTGTGTTCCTCTCAACTCTGGTCGGCCTGCCGATAGCGTACTTCCTCAACCGCTGGAAGTTTAAGGGAAAAGTCCTGCTCGATGCCCTCGCGATGCTCCCGCTGGCCAGCTCGCCGATAACCATCGGTTTCGCCTACGTGAAGTTCTTCAGTACGACACCCCTCTACTACACCATCTGGATAATCGTGATAGCCCATACAGTTATAGCCTATCCGTTCGTCCTTCGCTCCGTTTCAACTGCCCTGAAGAAGATAAAGCCAAACCTTAGGGAAGCTGCGCTCAGCCTCGGTGCAGGGGAGTGGAAAGCCTTCCTGAGAGTTGAGCTACCGCTGGCCGCTGGAGGATTGGTGGTTGGAGCAATATTCGCCTTCGCGATGAGCATTGCGGAGCTTGGTGCGACCTACATGCTTGCCACACCGGAATACACCACGATGACGATAGCGATATACAAGTTCCTCGGCGCGAGGCAGTTCGGGAGCGCTTCGGCGCTGTCCGTTCTCCTCATGGCGGTCTCGGCTCTCGGCTTCATAATCATCGAGAGAACCGGTGAGGAAGTATGGTGA
- a CDS encoding ABC transporter ATP-binding protein, producing MITAKNLSKRFGKLVALDSISVKIERGFTLILGPNGGGKSTFLKLCAGLYRPSSGRVEVLGEAPWSNERVKSRLGVSFDPPALPKHRTGREWLDYIARLKGADDDNVLESAEMFSVTGFLDRRIGEYSAGMMKRLSLAQAFIGKPELVLLDEPLANLDFRGINEVSETLGRLANDGLNIVAVSHVWRPLMKFANEVVVIAAGRAVLKGSPEEVIPKIEGL from the coding sequence ATGATCACCGCAAAAAATCTGAGCAAGCGTTTTGGAAAGCTCGTAGCCCTCGACTCAATAAGCGTGAAGATTGAAAGGGGATTCACGCTCATCCTGGGTCCAAACGGTGGTGGCAAGAGCACTTTCCTGAAACTATGCGCGGGGCTCTACAGGCCCAGCTCGGGGAGAGTTGAAGTTCTCGGCGAGGCCCCCTGGAGCAATGAAAGGGTCAAATCACGGCTTGGAGTCTCCTTTGATCCACCCGCACTCCCGAAGCACAGAACCGGGCGGGAGTGGCTTGATTACATCGCGAGACTCAAGGGAGCCGATGACGATAACGTTCTGGAGAGTGCCGAGATGTTCTCGGTTACGGGTTTTCTTGACAGGCGGATTGGCGAATACTCCGCAGGAATGATGAAGCGGCTTTCCCTGGCCCAGGCCTTCATTGGAAAACCAGAGTTGGTCCTTTTAGACGAGCCCCTCGCAAACCTCGACTTTCGGGGAATAAATGAGGTCTCAGAGACGCTCGGAAGGCTCGCGAACGATGGATTGAACATCGTGGCGGTGTCCCATGTGTGGAGGCCCCTAATGAAGTTCGCGAACGAAGTTGTGGTCATAGCCGCGGGAAGGGCCGTTCTAAAGGGCAGCCCAGAGGAAGTCATCCCCAAGATCGAGGGGCTATGA
- a CDS encoding P1 family peptidase: MKAPDLGIRIGLHEPGKRNSIADLGVKVGHTTLIEGDDVRTGVTVVLPPVKNPFRERLFASTFVMNGFSKPIGFVQVDELGYIETPVALTNTLSVYTVASAVVRHMIDLNPDLKSVSPVVMECNDSYLNNIRKMAVKEDHYFEAVKNASLDFEEGAVGAGTGMSAFEFKGGIGSSSRVVEIGGEEYKVASLVLANFGRREDLTIAGVPVGELLKDYPGRGTSGKGSISMVVATDAPLTARQLKRLAKRAVVGLARTGGYAYHGSGDIVLAFSTAQTVPIGKEPELVSFLPDNALSYLFRATAEATEEAIINALLQAKTVEGNGHVRYALPVERVLETLKKNRAS, from the coding sequence ATGAAGGCCCCTGACCTTGGAATAAGGATAGGTCTCCACGAACCCGGAAAGAGGAACTCAATAGCCGACCTCGGAGTTAAAGTCGGGCACACAACTCTCATCGAGGGCGATGACGTAAGGACTGGCGTTACCGTAGTTCTACCGCCGGTAAAGAACCCCTTCAGGGAGAGGCTCTTCGCTTCGACATTCGTCATGAACGGTTTCTCCAAGCCGATAGGCTTCGTTCAGGTTGACGAGCTCGGCTACATCGAGACGCCGGTAGCTCTGACCAACACCCTGAGCGTTTATACCGTCGCCAGTGCCGTCGTCAGGCACATGATTGACCTAAACCCAGACCTGAAGAGCGTCTCGCCCGTCGTTATGGAGTGCAACGACTCCTACCTGAACAACATCAGGAAGATGGCGGTTAAGGAAGATCACTACTTTGAGGCCGTTAAAAATGCCTCGCTCGACTTTGAGGAAGGCGCTGTGGGGGCTGGGACAGGAATGAGCGCCTTCGAGTTTAAAGGCGGTATAGGCTCTTCCTCAAGGGTCGTCGAGATTGGCGGGGAGGAATACAAGGTCGCTTCGTTGGTTTTGGCAAACTTCGGAAGGAGAGAAGACTTAACGATAGCTGGAGTTCCCGTCGGCGAGCTTTTGAAGGACTATCCCGGTAGGGGGACTTCAGGGAAGGGCAGCATCTCGATGGTTGTTGCCACCGACGCTCCACTCACGGCAAGGCAGCTTAAGAGGCTTGCAAAGAGGGCAGTGGTTGGACTTGCGAGAACTGGCGGCTACGCCTACCACGGGAGCGGAGACATAGTGCTGGCCTTCTCCACAGCCCAGACCGTTCCAATTGGAAAAGAGCCGGAACTGGTTAGTTTCCTGCCTGACAACGCTCTCAGCTACCTCTTCAGGGCGACCGCCGAGGCAACGGAAGAAGCGATAATAAACGCCCTCCTGCAGGCCAAGACCGTTGAGGGAAACGGGCACGTGAGGTATGCGCTTCCGGTTGAGAGAGTTTTGGAAACGCTCAAAAAGAACCGAGCATCATAG
- a CDS encoding GbsR/MarR family transcriptional regulator, producing MSVENAKRIMMEHFASTARKFGLSELYGYIYGVLFFEDEPMSLGEIAERTGYSLSHASSALKFLENLGLVVRIKKPGDRKAYYKAVKNIQEWRRAAYYKRILEDVKETRESLLRALEELEGEESGEAERVRERIELLLKKNLVAEKIAEILSKGDEKVLRVIIDCIEKRSKRTSDDGSGAAL from the coding sequence TTGAGCGTTGAAAATGCTAAGAGGATAATGATGGAGCATTTTGCGAGTACGGCGAGAAAGTTCGGCCTCAGCGAGCTCTACGGTTACATCTACGGCGTGCTCTTTTTTGAGGATGAGCCCATGAGCCTTGGAGAGATAGCCGAGAGAACTGGCTACTCGCTCTCCCACGCCAGCAGTGCCCTCAAGTTCCTTGAGAACCTGGGACTCGTCGTGAGGATAAAGAAGCCAGGCGATAGGAAGGCATATTACAAAGCCGTGAAGAACATCCAGGAGTGGCGCAGGGCGGCGTACTACAAGAGAATCCTCGAGGACGTTAAAGAAACCCGCGAGAGTCTTCTGAGGGCACTTGAGGAGCTGGAAGGAGAGGAAAGTGGGGAAGCCGAAAGGGTTAGAGAGAGGATAGAACTCCTCCTCAAGAAGAATCTCGTGGCGGAGAAGATAGCGGAAATACTCTCGAAGGGCGATGAGAAAGTTCTTCGGGTCATCATAGATTGCATTGAAAAGAGGTCGAAAAGAACTTCAGACGACGGCTCTGGTGCTGCGCTTTAG
- a CDS encoding Lrp/AsnC ligand binding domain-containing protein, with the protein MEAFLLLVTDARNDDCVLERVLGLPQVFEVHRLYGYYDILARVSVEDPEELSEIQRELLNTGRVLLIETLICAEGAS; encoded by the coding sequence ATGGAGGCGTTCCTCCTGCTCGTGACCGATGCCCGGAACGACGACTGTGTCTTGGAGCGTGTTCTTGGCCTTCCGCAGGTCTTTGAAGTTCACCGTCTCTACGGGTACTACGATATCCTAGCTAGGGTCAGCGTGGAGGACCCCGAGGAACTTTCAGAGATTCAGAGAGAACTTTTAAACACAGGAAGGGTTCTCCTTATAGAGACATTAATCTGTGCGGAGGGAGCGAGTTGA
- a CDS encoding B12-binding domain-containing radical SAM protein, translating into MARIVLTTDETLTSTYHDVPLLDFLGCAPYDKLPKWVFRFFDTQLPDENGVLTQAPYGLRKVEAALLRDGFRRDEVVVAHPRKIENFIGNDTTIVALYEMDPLGLGPVSMMFTNGGKWTNYTKVKFLELVERINRIREGKKLDFKLVVGGPGAWQVDFRKEERERLKIDHVVIGEVDHVAGELFREIESGSADETIFIKGWPRVEHIPTIVAPSYKGLVEVMRGCGRGCRFCEPNLRVARYMPLERIEEEIRLNVSAGIDHAWLHSEDVFLYRVEDKKNFYPNAEAVVELFEIARRYTKNVNPTHGAVAGALAVPGMIEEISRIVDAGPAHWIGIQVGFETASPRLIGKYMNNKMKPFSPEEWPWVLLNGTYVLNKNYWFPAYTTILGLPGDTDDDEIMTAQLIITMERELEEKLGNRAHFTVTPLAFVPMGLLKNQEFYQIDEMITYGQFLHLYYAWKHMMREVTRGLPEVMKNNPFLIPFYPLARLGTRIVIRQIEKWGRSRGYEVKPLEPLDIRIEVEEHRWYSQPSLVEAY; encoded by the coding sequence ATGGCTAGAATAGTCCTGACGACCGATGAGACTCTGACGAGCACGTACCACGACGTGCCCCTGCTAGACTTTCTCGGCTGTGCGCCCTACGACAAGCTCCCGAAGTGGGTTTTCAGGTTTTTTGACACCCAGCTACCTGATGAGAACGGCGTCCTGACTCAAGCGCCCTACGGCCTCAGGAAGGTCGAGGCAGCCCTTCTCAGGGATGGCTTTAGGAGGGATGAGGTCGTCGTCGCTCACCCTCGCAAGATTGAGAATTTCATAGGGAATGACACCACCATCGTTGCCCTCTACGAGATGGACCCACTCGGCCTGGGGCCGGTCAGCATGATGTTCACGAACGGCGGCAAGTGGACGAACTACACCAAGGTCAAGTTCCTTGAGCTGGTGGAGAGGATAAACCGCATAAGGGAAGGCAAAAAGCTGGACTTCAAACTTGTCGTCGGCGGGCCGGGGGCCTGGCAGGTTGACTTCAGAAAAGAGGAGCGGGAGAGGCTGAAGATAGACCACGTGGTAATCGGTGAAGTAGATCACGTTGCGGGGGAGCTCTTCAGGGAGATCGAGAGCGGGAGCGCCGACGAGACTATCTTTATCAAGGGCTGGCCGCGGGTGGAGCATATCCCGACGATAGTGGCGCCCTCTTACAAAGGCCTCGTCGAGGTGATGAGGGGCTGCGGAAGGGGCTGCCGCTTCTGCGAGCCGAACCTGAGGGTAGCCCGCTACATGCCGCTGGAGAGGATAGAGGAGGAAATAAGGCTCAACGTCAGCGCTGGAATCGACCACGCCTGGCTCCACAGCGAGGACGTGTTCCTATACCGCGTCGAGGATAAGAAGAACTTCTACCCGAACGCCGAGGCCGTTGTTGAACTGTTTGAAATAGCCAGAAGATACACGAAGAACGTGAACCCGACCCACGGGGCCGTTGCTGGCGCTCTGGCCGTTCCTGGAATGATAGAGGAAATTTCCCGCATCGTTGATGCAGGCCCAGCTCACTGGATAGGCATTCAGGTCGGCTTTGAGACGGCTTCGCCGAGGCTCATCGGGAAGTACATGAACAACAAGATGAAGCCGTTCTCACCTGAAGAGTGGCCCTGGGTTCTCCTCAACGGGACGTACGTCCTCAACAAGAACTACTGGTTCCCCGCATACACAACGATTCTGGGATTGCCCGGCGACACTGATGATGACGAGATAATGACTGCCCAGCTGATAATCACGATGGAGAGGGAGCTTGAGGAAAAGCTCGGCAACAGGGCGCACTTCACCGTGACTCCGCTGGCGTTCGTTCCGATGGGCCTGCTCAAGAACCAGGAGTTCTACCAGATCGACGAGATGATAACCTACGGCCAGTTCCTCCACCTCTACTACGCTTGGAAGCACATGATGAGGGAGGTAACTAGGGGCCTGCCCGAGGTTATGAAAAACAACCCGTTCCTGATACCGTTCTACCCGCTGGCGAGGCTTGGAACTAGGATCGTCATAAGGCAGATAGAGAAGTGGGGCAGGAGCAGAGGTTATGAGGTAAAACCTCTTGAGCCGCTCGATATTCGGATTGAGGTAGAAGAACACCGCTGGTATTCTCAGCCGAGCCTTGTGGAAGCTTACTGA
- a CDS encoding NCS2 family permease, whose translation MGWFEEYFEFEKYGTDMKTEILAGVTTFLTMAYILFVNPSILSDAMGKEAFNSLVAVTALAAGFTTIFMGIYAKKPFALAPGMGLNAYFAYTVAPKYGWKVALAAVFVEGLIFIVLSVTKVRSAIIHAIPTGQKYAIGAGIGLFLTLIGLNDVGLLTAKVTAPAGSEFVINGEVNLIGKLAFTGLNAQALTTKAGLLFVFGLLLTGILIALRIKGALLISILTTSFLGWITGAAPWPESLFSMPDISYTFMKMDLHGLLNAGALGVVFAFFMVDFFDTLGTVTGLSAKAGFLTEDGKVPDAEKVLLTDAIGTTFGAVLGTSTVTTYIESAAGIEEGGRTGMTALVTGFLFLAIGLFIAPLAGAIPAFATAPALVIVGYYMLTALKEVDFSDPTEALPAFLVLVTIPYTYSIADGIGVGFISYTILKVFSGRWKEVHPLMYVLTIVFVAYFAYLGGVF comes from the coding sequence ATGGGATGGTTTGAGGAGTACTTCGAGTTCGAAAAGTATGGAACCGATATGAAGACCGAGATTTTAGCTGGGGTAACCACTTTCCTCACTATGGCGTACATACTCTTCGTGAACCCATCCATCCTCAGCGATGCGATGGGAAAGGAGGCCTTCAACTCACTCGTCGCTGTGACAGCTCTAGCCGCTGGATTCACGACTATCTTTATGGGTATCTACGCCAAGAAGCCCTTTGCCCTTGCACCGGGAATGGGTCTCAACGCGTACTTCGCCTACACAGTTGCTCCTAAATACGGCTGGAAGGTGGCTCTCGCGGCCGTCTTCGTCGAAGGTCTCATCTTCATAGTCCTCAGCGTCACCAAGGTCAGGAGCGCGATAATCCACGCGATACCTACGGGCCAGAAGTACGCTATAGGCGCTGGAATCGGGCTTTTCCTCACGCTTATCGGCCTGAACGACGTTGGTCTGCTCACGGCAAAGGTAACGGCCCCTGCTGGAAGCGAGTTCGTCATAAACGGGGAGGTAAACCTCATCGGAAAGCTCGCCTTTACGGGCCTCAACGCTCAGGCCCTCACGACCAAAGCGGGCCTTCTCTTCGTTTTTGGACTTCTCTTAACCGGAATCCTCATTGCACTCCGCATCAAGGGTGCGCTCCTCATCTCAATACTCACGACAAGCTTCCTCGGCTGGATAACTGGGGCCGCTCCCTGGCCTGAGAGTCTCTTTTCGATGCCCGACATAAGCTACACCTTCATGAAGATGGACCTCCACGGACTCCTAAACGCAGGAGCCCTGGGTGTTGTCTTCGCGTTCTTCATGGTTGACTTCTTCGACACGCTTGGAACCGTAACTGGACTGAGCGCGAAGGCTGGTTTCCTGACCGAGGACGGAAAGGTTCCCGATGCCGAGAAGGTTCTCCTGACCGACGCCATAGGAACGACCTTCGGTGCGGTCCTCGGAACCTCAACGGTGACCACATACATCGAGAGCGCCGCGGGAATAGAAGAAGGCGGAAGGACTGGAATGACGGCCCTCGTTACCGGCTTCCTCTTCCTCGCGATAGGTCTCTTCATAGCTCCCCTGGCTGGAGCAATCCCTGCCTTTGCAACAGCCCCGGCCCTCGTCATAGTCGGCTACTACATGCTCACCGCCCTCAAGGAAGTTGACTTCAGCGACCCGACAGAGGCACTTCCAGCGTTCCTCGTCCTCGTGACGATACCCTACACCTACTCAATAGCCGACGGAATAGGAGTCGGGTTCATCAGCTACACCATCCTCAAGGTCTTCAGCGGCCGCTGGAAGGAAGTCCACCCGCTAATGTACGTCTTGACCATAGTCTTCGTCGCGTACTTCGCTTACCTCGGCGGCGTGTTTTAA
- a CDS encoding ABC transporter ATP-binding protein has protein sequence MVRVRLVGIRKSFEGFTLEIPELEVESGEMMTLLGPSGCGKTTTLRIIAGLEKPDSGRVFFDETDVTNLEPGKRNIGIVFQDYALFPHMTVFENVAFGLEMRKLPRDEIKKKVEWALELVGLKGFENRYPEQLSGGQQQRVALARALVIEPQVLLLDEPLSNLDAKIRERLRGEIRRIQKELGITTIYVTHDQEEAMAVSDRIAVMNSGRIEGIGKPLELYYHPKTEFVAKFLGLSNILELEAENGIARLGTLEFKTGRDGKVRVFFRPENVLVKPGKGARVIDYDLLPGRIRLRLGIGGETITAERFLNELPFSPEDIPKEVSVEVLSYSVLE, from the coding sequence ATGGTGAGGGTTAGGCTTGTGGGAATAAGGAAGTCGTTCGAGGGCTTTACACTCGAGATTCCGGAGCTTGAAGTGGAGAGCGGGGAGATGATGACGCTCCTCGGGCCGAGCGGGTGCGGGAAGACGACCACCCTGCGGATCATAGCAGGACTTGAAAAACCCGACTCTGGAAGGGTGTTTTTCGACGAGACAGATGTTACGAACTTGGAACCAGGAAAGAGGAACATTGGGATAGTCTTCCAGGACTACGCGCTCTTTCCGCACATGACGGTCTTTGAAAACGTCGCCTTTGGCCTTGAGATGAGGAAGCTTCCCAGGGACGAGATAAAGAAGAAGGTCGAGTGGGCGCTTGAACTGGTCGGCCTCAAGGGGTTTGAAAACCGCTACCCAGAACAGCTCTCAGGCGGCCAGCAGCAGAGGGTAGCCCTCGCCAGGGCCTTGGTCATAGAGCCACAAGTTCTCCTCCTCGACGAGCCCCTCAGCAACCTCGACGCCAAGATACGCGAGCGCCTGAGGGGAGAGATAAGGAGAATCCAGAAGGAGCTTGGGATAACGACGATCTACGTCACCCACGACCAGGAAGAGGCAATGGCCGTGAGCGACAGAATAGCCGTGATGAACTCGGGAAGGATAGAAGGGATAGGAAAACCGCTTGAACTCTACTACCACCCGAAAACTGAGTTTGTCGCCAAGTTCTTGGGTTTGAGCAACATACTGGAGCTTGAAGCTGAGAACGGAATCGCCCGCCTTGGCACTCTGGAGTTCAAAACGGGAAGAGATGGAAAAGTTAGGGTCTTCTTCAGGCCCGAAAACGTCCTCGTGAAGCCCGGAAAGGGCGCCAGGGTCATTGACTACGACCTCCTGCCGGGCAGGATACGCCTGAGACTGGGGATAGGTGGCGAGACCATAACTGCGGAGCGCTTCCTTAACGAACTGCCCTTCAGCCCGGAAGACATCCCCAAGGAAGTGAGCGTCGAGGTTCTTTCGTATTCTGTCCTCGAATGA
- a CDS encoding PEGA domain-containing protein: MKRLLLMGLLLTAIFNPTTQGALASSAYGALTIEGDNLTVEVRGVGVFNTPITLVLPVGNYTVSAEGQVKLEAKVFVNASKLVRVEFSTVEPDELVEGNLTILGVKVTYDWWKHYPKYSSRPSLGIPRGCGGAWSPFYYIDRPLPMTLEDAGDTIAKLTINNTITPCYLRSGIQDINGKLEYIFYTIAGPFGTSGIALKDTSFLTPLSSVEVSSDVELVNGYLYNVSSTSMVTPFTIILPVVTQDVYNVTGTTTDGDTITINHIPKTDTYNLSVGLNHTLVTAVVKPRPWEKYGISYSLRTALELIRVREESVELYGVRVNTTPAASFEVVGNAKAAGVSPGTIYLPEGNYTLTAFTNNSGVTVNFSVPETRELNLKLKPLPARLFFNVTPSNASVFIDGKPVNNRSVETSPGRHFIHVTAPGHVAENLSVLLAPNESRVLKIGLKPLPVLSVTTVPSGALVSIGNKTCRSPCMLALEPGRYTVDVSLEGYMNASKTAYLEPGKVVNVTITLEKVRKNAGTSNESMNSDTPTKKLTKIPAPAPSSGRNSYGTTHKLLALVVVILLTGIALRRR, encoded by the coding sequence ATGAAGAGGCTCCTCCTAATGGGGTTGCTGTTGACTGCCATCTTCAATCCCACAACACAGGGAGCACTGGCCAGCTCCGCTTACGGTGCCCTCACGATAGAAGGGGACAACCTCACGGTTGAAGTTCGCGGCGTTGGAGTTTTTAACACCCCAATAACTCTCGTTCTTCCGGTGGGGAACTACACTGTGAGCGCAGAGGGTCAAGTTAAGCTTGAGGCCAAAGTCTTCGTTAACGCTTCAAAACTCGTGAGGGTGGAATTCAGTACAGTTGAGCCTGATGAGTTGGTGGAGGGAAACCTCACGATCCTCGGTGTTAAAGTGACGTACGACTGGTGGAAACACTACCCAAAATACAGCTCTCGCCCAAGCCTTGGGATTCCAAGGGGATGTGGAGGAGCGTGGAGTCCCTTTTATTACATCGACAGACCTCTGCCGATGACCCTAGAAGACGCTGGAGACACAATCGCAAAGCTCACGATCAATAACACTATAACACCATGTTACTTAAGGAGTGGCATCCAAGATATAAATGGAAAGCTGGAGTACATCTTCTATACGATTGCAGGCCCCTTTGGAACATCAGGAATTGCCCTCAAGGACACAAGTTTTCTGACTCCCCTCTCATCAGTTGAAGTGTCCTCTGACGTGGAGCTCGTAAATGGCTACCTTTACAACGTTAGCTCGACTTCGATGGTAACTCCCTTCACTATAATCCTGCCCGTGGTTACTCAAGATGTGTACAACGTCACCGGAACGACTACCGACGGAGACACCATCACCATAAACCATATCCCAAAAACTGACACTTACAACTTAAGCGTGGGACTCAATCACACTCTCGTGACGGCCGTGGTAAAGCCAAGACCCTGGGAAAAGTACGGTATCTCATACAGCCTCAGGACCGCCCTTGAGCTCATCAGGGTGAGGGAAGAGAGTGTCGAGCTCTACGGGGTTCGTGTGAACACCACCCCCGCGGCCAGCTTTGAAGTCGTCGGAAACGCCAAGGCAGCAGGGGTCTCACCTGGGACCATCTACCTTCCGGAGGGGAATTACACCCTCACGGCCTTCACGAACAACAGCGGCGTCACCGTGAACTTTTCAGTTCCAGAAACAAGGGAGCTCAACCTCAAACTCAAGCCTCTACCCGCGCGGTTGTTCTTCAACGTGACCCCATCAAACGCTTCCGTCTTCATCGACGGGAAACCCGTGAATAACCGCTCCGTTGAGACCTCACCGGGGAGACACTTCATCCACGTAACAGCCCCCGGCCACGTCGCCGAGAACTTGAGCGTCCTGCTCGCTCCAAACGAGTCGAGGGTTCTAAAAATCGGTCTGAAGCCCCTGCCGGTTCTCTCGGTCACCACGGTGCCATCCGGGGCCCTGGTATCAATTGGGAACAAAACGTGCCGGAGCCCATGCATGCTGGCCCTTGAACCTGGACGCTACACTGTGGATGTATCTCTGGAGGGGTACATGAACGCGAGCAAGACCGCATACCTGGAGCCCGGAAAGGTGGTCAACGTCACCATAACCCTTGAGAAGGTCAGAAAGAATGCGGGAACCTCTAATGAGTCCATGAACTCCGATACCCCGACTAAGAAACTAACCAAAATACCAGCGCCAGCGCCGTCCTCAGGAAGAAACTCCTATGGCACTACTCACAAACTTCTCGCGCTCGTCGTGGTGATACTGCTAACTGGGATCGCTCTAAGGAGGAGGTGA